Proteins from a single region of Leuconostoc gasicomitatum LMG 18811:
- the rpsA gene encoding 30S ribosomal protein S1: protein MSETNNEFLAALESAADQIKVGDVVIGELLAIDNDNQAVVGLPTGEEGVVPAREYSDDRNINLADELKIGDSIEAVVISNVTSDKEGVAYLLSKKRLDARKAWENLSFGEGDTVDAKVINAVRGGLIVDVNGVRGFVPASMVAERFVSDLNQFRNKDIKAQVIEIDPANARLILSRKAVAAQERAAQLAEIFSKLSVGEVVEGTVARLTDFGAFVDLGGVDGLVHVSEISHDRVKNPADVLTKGDKVNVKILALDTEKGRISLSIKATQRGPWDEAAEQIAAGAVLEGTVKRVKDFGAFVEILPGIEGLVHVSQISNKRIENPSEVLKSGDTVQVKVLDIKPAEERISLSMKALEEKPQREDRRGNDGAASRADIAAYKQHGDDSGATLGDIFGDKL, encoded by the coding sequence ATGAGTGAAACAAACAACGAGTTCTTAGCAGCTCTCGAAAGCGCAGCAGATCAAATTAAGGTGGGAGATGTTGTTATAGGTGAACTTCTAGCCATTGACAACGATAACCAAGCAGTAGTTGGTTTGCCTACCGGTGAAGAAGGAGTTGTGCCAGCACGTGAGTACTCAGACGATCGTAACATCAACCTGGCAGACGAATTAAAAATTGGTGATAGCATTGAAGCTGTCGTTATCTCTAATGTGACAAGTGACAAAGAAGGCGTGGCCTATTTGTTATCAAAGAAGCGTTTAGATGCACGAAAAGCATGGGAAAACTTGAGCTTCGGCGAAGGCGATACAGTTGATGCCAAAGTTATCAACGCTGTTCGTGGTGGTTTGATTGTTGATGTAAACGGTGTTCGTGGTTTCGTGCCAGCATCAATGGTTGCAGAACGCTTTGTTTCTGATTTAAACCAGTTCCGAAATAAAGATATTAAAGCACAAGTTATCGAAATTGATCCTGCTAATGCACGTTTGATTTTGTCACGTAAAGCTGTTGCAGCTCAAGAACGTGCGGCACAGTTAGCTGAAATATTCAGTAAGTTGTCAGTTGGAGAAGTTGTCGAAGGAACTGTTGCACGTCTGACAGACTTTGGTGCCTTCGTTGACTTAGGTGGTGTAGATGGTTTGGTTCACGTTTCAGAAATCTCACATGACCGTGTTAAAAACCCTGCAGATGTTTTGACAAAGGGTGATAAAGTCAATGTTAAAATTTTGGCTTTGGATACTGAAAAGGGCCGTATTTCGTTGTCAATTAAAGCAACACAACGTGGACCATGGGACGAAGCTGCGGAGCAAATTGCTGCTGGTGCAGTCCTTGAAGGTACAGTTAAGCGCGTAAAAGATTTTGGTGCCTTTGTTGAGATCTTGCCTGGTATTGAAGGCCTTGTCCATGTATCACAAATTTCAAACAAGCGTATTGAAAACCCTTCAGAAGTTTTGAAGTCAGGTGACACAGTACAAGTTAAGGTGTTGGATATTAAACCAGCAGAAGAACGTATTTCATTGTCAATGAAAGCATTGGAAGAAAAGCCACAACGTGAAGATCGTCGTGGAAACGATGGTGCAGCATCACGTGCAGATATTGCCGCTTATAAGCAACATGGGGATGACTCAGGTGCAACATTGGGCGATATTTTCGGTGATAAGTTGTAA
- the der gene encoding ribosome biogenesis GTPase Der, producing the protein MAAPVVAIVGRPNVGKSTIFNRMAGERIAIVEDQPGVTRDRLYAPAEWLNYEFRMIDTGGIELGDAPFLAEIRAQVELAIDEADVIVMITSGREGVTSADEVVAKMLYKTDKPVVLAINKVDNPEMRQDIYDFYSLGLGDPFPVSGSHGLGLGDLLDEVVKHFPDEAAEQEDEGAIKFSIIGRPNVGKSSIVNAMLGEDRVIVSSIEGTTRDAIDSRFVTPEGDEFIMVDTAGMRKRGKVYENTEKYSVMRALKAIDNSNVILMVIDAEAGIREQDKHVAGFAHEAGRAMIIVVNKWDAVEKDDHTMKEFEDLIRSEFKFLDYAPITFVSAKTGQRLDRLPQLVKDVDNNHRKRISSSTLNDVIMDAIAINPTPSDNGRRLRVYYATQVAIQPPTFVIFVNDVELMHFSYERFLENKIREAFDFTGTPIKLIVRARK; encoded by the coding sequence ATGGCAGCACCAGTAGTAGCAATTGTGGGACGACCAAATGTTGGTAAGTCAACAATATTTAATCGTATGGCAGGCGAGCGTATTGCGATAGTTGAAGATCAACCAGGGGTTACACGTGACCGTTTGTACGCGCCAGCAGAATGGTTGAATTATGAATTTCGAATGATTGATACCGGTGGTATTGAACTTGGAGATGCACCGTTTTTAGCAGAAATTCGAGCACAAGTAGAATTAGCAATAGATGAGGCTGATGTGATTGTCATGATCACGTCAGGTCGTGAGGGTGTAACGTCGGCTGATGAAGTTGTTGCAAAAATGTTATATAAAACCGACAAACCGGTAGTGCTAGCAATTAACAAGGTCGATAATCCTGAAATGCGACAAGATATTTATGATTTCTATTCGCTTGGGCTAGGCGATCCTTTCCCAGTCTCTGGATCACATGGCCTTGGTTTAGGTGATTTATTGGATGAAGTTGTTAAACATTTTCCAGATGAAGCAGCTGAACAAGAAGATGAAGGGGCGATTAAATTTAGTATTATTGGTCGACCAAACGTTGGAAAATCGTCAATTGTTAATGCAATGCTTGGTGAAGATCGCGTGATTGTTTCTAGCATCGAAGGTACAACAAGAGATGCTATTGATTCTCGTTTTGTGACACCTGAAGGTGATGAGTTTATCATGGTTGATACAGCCGGCATGCGTAAACGTGGTAAAGTGTATGAGAATACTGAAAAATATTCTGTTATGCGCGCATTGAAAGCCATTGATAATAGTAATGTTATTTTGATGGTTATTGATGCTGAAGCGGGCATTCGAGAGCAAGATAAGCACGTAGCTGGTTTTGCACATGAAGCCGGACGAGCCATGATTATTGTGGTTAATAAATGGGATGCAGTTGAAAAAGATGATCACACGATGAAGGAATTTGAAGATTTGATTCGCTCTGAATTCAAGTTTTTAGATTATGCGCCAATTACCTTTGTTTCTGCAAAAACTGGGCAACGTTTAGATCGCCTACCACAATTAGTGAAAGATGTTGATAATAATCATCGCAAACGGATTTCATCTTCTACTTTGAATGATGTTATTATGGATGCAATTGCTATTAATCCAACACCATCTGATAATGGTCGCCGGTTACGTGTTTATTATGCGACACAAGTAGCAATTCAACCGCCAACGTTTGTTATTTTTGTCAACGATGTTGAATTAATGCACTTTTCATATGAGCGTTTCTTAGAAAATAAAATTCGCGAAGCCTTTGATTTCACAGGGACACCTATTAAATTAATTGTGCGCGCGCGTAAATGA
- a CDS encoding HU family DNA-binding protein produces the protein MANKQELVDSVAKATGLTKKDATASVDAVFASIEAALKNGEKVQLIGFGNFEVRDRAARKGRNPQTGAEIEIPASKVPAFKPGKALKEAVK, from the coding sequence ATGGCTAACAAGCAAGAATTAGTAGATTCAGTTGCAAAAGCAACTGGTTTGACAAAGAAAGATGCTACTGCATCAGTTGATGCAGTATTTGCCTCAATTGAAGCAGCTTTGAAGAATGGCGAAAAAGTTCAATTGATTGGTTTTGGTAACTTTGAAGTTCGTGATCGCGCAGCTCGTAAGGGCCGTAATCCACAAACAGGTGCAGAAATTGAAATTCCAGCATCAAAAGTACCAGCCTTTAAGCCTGGTAAGGCTTTGAAGGAAGCTGTTAAATAA
- the cmk gene encoding (d)CMP kinase — MAENFQVAIDGPASAGKSTIAKILATDFKYVYVDTGAMYRAITLAAKKAGLAYEEEKKIIALLPQITIRFEPDPLMQRVFLNGEEVTDDIRSTEITNNVSLVSSYAAIREDLVKRQRSIADSQNVIMDGRDIGTTVLPNAQVKIFLVASVSERAERRYKENIAKGMTTNLADLKADIEMRDYKDSHRKISPLVQAKDAILVDTTGQKIEDVVSEITKIIKNNQYQ, encoded by the coding sequence ATGGCAGAAAATTTTCAAGTAGCAATTGATGGACCTGCGTCAGCAGGTAAGTCAACAATTGCTAAAATATTGGCAACGGATTTTAAATATGTCTACGTTGACACTGGTGCAATGTATCGTGCGATTACGTTAGCAGCAAAAAAAGCAGGGTTAGCTTATGAAGAAGAGAAAAAAATCATAGCATTATTACCCCAAATAACGATTCGTTTTGAGCCCGATCCATTGATGCAACGTGTTTTTTTGAACGGTGAAGAAGTTACTGATGATATTCGATCAACTGAGATCACTAATAATGTTTCACTAGTTTCATCATATGCGGCTATTCGTGAAGACTTAGTCAAAAGGCAACGAAGCATCGCAGATAGTCAAAATGTCATTATGGATGGGCGCGACATTGGTACCACAGTATTACCAAATGCCCAGGTTAAAATATTTTTAGTTGCTAGTGTGTCAGAACGTGCCGAACGTCGATATAAAGAAAATATTGCCAAAGGTATGACGACAAATTTAGCAGATTTAAAAGCAGATATTGAAATGCGCGATTACAAGGATTCACATCGCAAAATTAGTCCGTTAGTACAAGCTAAAGATGCAATTTTAGTTGATACAACCGGTCAAAAAATTGAAGATGTTGTATCTGAAATTACTAAAATCATTAAAAATAATCAATATCAATAA
- a CDS encoding tetratricopeptide repeat protein — METNYAQQMLDALSSGQLEGAQRLFTQSLRHDNDDLIYSLAEELYALGFLNQSRRAYKKLLEKYPKEDEIRTALADIAIEDGEIDEAQNYLAQIQPNSESYLRSLLVKADIYQSEGLNESAEYSLLQAEKIAPNEDVIQFALAEFDYANQAFQKAITRYRALLLKGQREISRVDIVARIGVAYAQVGNYENAIGYLEQIKLNKMTTDTRFQLAILYQENNREDEAIRIFNDILEIDPKYTSVYPLLGLAYEKQQQLDDAYRTYQAGLAQDETNVRLYRLAGLAAEKTGDKTIAKEYYHKALKIDDADVMTIIALSELLITQHKFDDMINMLTQYLTEDISDPQFYWYLARAYQATGNDDKAQEYWKQSEPLFQENATFLLDIIAWYHQQGNRDAEISAMKQYLFLEPNDADMQIRLEDLVF; from the coding sequence ATGGAAACAAATTATGCACAACAAATGTTAGATGCTTTATCAAGTGGACAACTAGAAGGCGCGCAACGTCTATTTACGCAATCTTTACGACATGATAATGACGATTTAATATATAGTTTAGCCGAAGAGTTATATGCACTTGGTTTTTTAAATCAATCACGAAGGGCTTATAAAAAACTATTAGAAAAATATCCGAAAGAAGATGAAATTCGCACGGCATTGGCTGACATAGCAATTGAAGATGGTGAAATTGATGAAGCGCAAAATTATTTAGCCCAAATTCAACCAAATTCAGAGTCTTATTTACGTTCACTACTTGTAAAAGCTGATATTTACCAGAGCGAAGGGTTGAACGAATCTGCCGAATATAGTTTGTTACAAGCTGAAAAAATTGCGCCAAATGAAGATGTTATTCAATTTGCTTTGGCGGAATTTGACTATGCTAACCAAGCCTTTCAAAAAGCCATTACACGTTATCGTGCTTTATTGCTAAAAGGACAACGCGAAATTAGTCGTGTAGATATTGTTGCTCGTATTGGTGTTGCTTACGCACAAGTAGGTAATTATGAAAATGCTATTGGCTATTTAGAACAAATTAAGTTGAATAAGATGACAACAGATACGCGTTTTCAGTTAGCAATTTTATATCAAGAAAATAATCGTGAAGATGAAGCGATTCGTATCTTTAATGATATTTTGGAAATTGATCCAAAATATACGTCTGTTTATCCATTACTAGGTCTTGCTTATGAAAAACAGCAACAACTAGATGATGCCTATCGGACATATCAGGCTGGTTTAGCACAAGATGAGACAAATGTACGTTTATATCGTTTGGCGGGCTTAGCGGCTGAAAAAACAGGAGATAAAACGATAGCAAAGGAATACTACCATAAAGCTTTAAAAATTGATGATGCTGATGTCATGACAATTATTGCGTTGTCAGAACTATTAATAACCCAGCATAAATTTGATGACATGATTAATATGTTAACACAATACTTGACTGAAGATATTTCAGATCCACAATTTTATTGGTATTTAGCACGTGCTTATCAGGCTACAGGTAATGATGATAAGGCACAAGAATATTGGAAACAATCAGAACCGTTGTTTCAAGAAAATGCCACGTTCTTGTTAGATATCATAGCATGGTACCATCAACAAGGTAATCGTGATGCAGAAATTTCCGCCATGAAACAGTATTTATTTTTGGAACCAAATGATGCGGATATGCAGATACGATTGGAAGATTTAGTTTTTTAA
- a CDS encoding CsbD family protein has translation MTVEEKFDNAKDKIAGKAKEVEGKVTGDKSREAEGKAQNFFGKAKDKVVDATEAVKDKAEDAFEAVKDGVDNLKK, from the coding sequence ATGACAGTTGAAGAAAAGTTTGATAACGCCAAGGACAAAATTGCTGGTAAGGCAAAAGAAGTAGAAGGTAAGGTTACCGGTGACAAAAGTCGTGAAGCAGAAGGTAAGGCACAAAATTTCTTTGGTAAAGCTAAGGATAAAGTTGTAGATGCTACCGAGGCAGTAAAAGATAAAGCAGAAGACGCTTTTGAAGCAGTAAAAGATGGCGTTGACAATCTCAAAAAGTAG
- a CDS encoding ECF transporter S component, giving the protein MSTVTTTRTQKLTLIAILSAISFGLMLFPQVPIIPGASFLKLDFSIVPIIIAGYWIDISAAMWTVVLRTLLKLILANEGVNTYLGLPVNLVAVIIFSVIMLWIMPYVTSKNIGRSLLAILLATIGMTGSAVIMNWFVAVPLYAQFANFNIAKIIGLSRYFIAMVLPFNLIQGIVWGGVSLIVLSIVKPLQNKLTS; this is encoded by the coding sequence ATGTCTACAGTTACAACAACACGAACACAGAAATTAACATTGATTGCGATACTAAGTGCAATTTCGTTTGGTTTAATGTTATTTCCACAAGTGCCAATTATTCCTGGTGCCAGTTTTTTAAAGTTAGATTTTTCGATTGTTCCAATTATTATTGCTGGCTACTGGATTGATATTTCGGCAGCCATGTGGACAGTTGTTTTGCGAACACTATTAAAATTAATTTTGGCAAATGAAGGTGTCAACACTTACTTAGGATTACCAGTTAACTTAGTTGCTGTAATCATTTTTTCTGTTATTATGTTGTGGATAATGCCATATGTCACATCGAAAAATATTGGCAGGAGCCTATTAGCAATTTTATTGGCAACAATAGGTATGACAGGGTCAGCAGTTATAATGAACTGGTTTGTTGCAGTACCATTGTATGCACAATTTGCGAATTTTAACATTGCAAAAATTATTGGCTTGAGCCGCTACTTCATTGCTATGGTACTGCCGTTTAATTTGATACAAGGTATTGTTTGGGGAGGTGTGAGCTTAATTGTATTATCAATAGTAAAACCACTTCAAAATAAACTGACTTCTTAA